One Barnesiella propionica genomic window carries:
- a CDS encoding DUF4491 family protein: protein MQFLENNHLLGLIIGISTFLIIGIFHPIVVKAEYYWGTRCWWIFLVTGITGIILSLLTDNVLFAALLGVFAFSSFWTIKELFEQEERVRKGWFPKNPKRTYKF from the coding sequence ATGCAATTTTTAGAAAACAATCATTTGCTAGGGCTGATAATAGGAATAAGTACATTTCTTATTATAGGAATATTCCATCCTATTGTTGTAAAAGCAGAATATTACTGGGGGACACGTTGCTGGTGGATATTCCTCGTAACAGGAATTACAGGCATTATTCTTTCCCTGCTCACCGACAACGTCCTCTTTGCGGCACTTCTCGGTGTGTTCGCCTTTTCATCTTTCTGGACCATAAAAGAACTATTCGAACAGGAGGAACGAGTCCGCAAAGGCTGGTTTCCTAAAAATCCGAAACGTACATATAAATTCTGA
- a CDS encoding T9SS type A sorting domain-containing protein: MTKSIWEMKAIRLITAALFFSMSLLMTLPIQAASPKSGWQEVTSEEITLSNGQNTTRLPSTVKSGDPIEVYSNDGFIYIRTPKRVQVQVFTILGQLVSQAYINPGTSQLKIETRGIYIVKVGSVTQKVAL; this comes from the coding sequence ATGACAAAATCGATTTGGGAGATGAAAGCCATAAGATTGATTACTGCAGCTCTTTTCTTCAGCATGTCCCTTTTAATGACATTGCCTATACAAGCTGCGTCTCCTAAAAGCGGCTGGCAGGAAGTAACCTCCGAAGAAATTACTCTCTCCAACGGTCAAAACACGACCCGGCTCCCTTCTACCGTCAAGAGCGGAGATCCTATCGAAGTATACAGCAATGACGGTTTTATCTATATCCGTACTCCCAAACGGGTACAAGTACAAGTATTTACTATCTTAGGCCAATTGGTTTCACAAGCATATATAAACCCGGGAACGTCACAACTAAAGATTGAAACCCGGGGTATTTATATCGTTAAGGTAGGATCTGTTACCCAAAAAGTCGCATTATAA
- a CDS encoding branched-chain amino acid aminotransferase — MENIDWSNLSFGYMPTDYNVRCTYKEGKWGDIVVTDSQSIDMHMAATCLHYGQEAFEGMKAFKGKDGKIRVFRLEENAARLQSSCRGIMMPELPTEKFKEAVITVIKKNERFVPPYESGASLYIRPLFIGTSAQVGVKPAKEYLFLIFVTPVGPYFKEGFKPTPMVILRQYDRAAPLGTGRYKVGGNYAASLVAGEKAHEMGYSAVLYLDAKEKKYIDECGPANFFGIRGNSYITPESTSILPSITNKSLMQLAKDLGMTVEHRHVPEEELSTFDEAGACGTAAVISPIERIDDLDENKSYVFSKDGKPGPVCEKLYHKLRAIQYGDEPDIHNWNTIIE, encoded by the coding sequence ATGGAAAATATAGACTGGTCTAACCTTTCTTTCGGTTATATGCCCACCGACTATAACGTACGCTGCACCTACAAAGAGGGCAAATGGGGAGATATCGTTGTTACAGATTCACAAAGCATTGACATGCATATGGCCGCGACCTGTCTTCATTACGGGCAAGAAGCCTTTGAAGGAATGAAAGCGTTCAAAGGGAAAGACGGGAAAATCAGGGTATTCCGCCTCGAAGAAAATGCAGCCCGTCTGCAAAGCAGTTGCAGAGGTATAATGATGCCGGAACTTCCCACCGAAAAATTCAAAGAAGCTGTTATTACTGTAATCAAAAAGAACGAACGTTTCGTTCCGCCTTACGAAAGCGGAGCATCTCTTTATATACGACCTCTGTTCATCGGCACTTCGGCACAAGTAGGAGTAAAACCTGCTAAAGAATATCTTTTCCTAATATTCGTAACTCCGGTAGGCCCTTATTTTAAAGAAGGTTTCAAACCTACACCTATGGTCATTCTGCGCCAATACGATCGTGCAGCACCACTGGGAACAGGCAGATATAAAGTCGGCGGTAATTATGCTGCCAGTTTGGTCGCCGGAGAAAAAGCTCATGAAATGGGATATTCAGCCGTACTCTATCTAGATGCCAAAGAAAAAAAATACATTGATGAGTGCGGACCTGCAAACTTTTTCGGGATACGAGGAAACAGTTATATCACACCAGAGTCTACATCCATACTGCCTTCTATTACCAATAAAAGCCTGATGCAACTGGCAAAAGACCTGGGAATGACGGTAGAGCATCGCCATGTTCCGGAAGAAGAACTTTCCACTTTTGACGAGGCCGGAGCATGCGGTACGGCAGCAGTTATCAGTCCCATCGAACGTATAGACGACCTGGACGAGAACAAATCTTATGTATTTTCAAAAGACGGAAAACCAGGCCCCGTATGTGAGAAACTATATCATAAACTTCGTGCTATACAATACGGGGACGAACCGGACATTCATAACTGGAACACGATCATAGAATAA
- a CDS encoding PstS family phosphate ABC transporter substrate-binding protein, giving the protein MKEVLCFFLMFYSSISISVAQNVKGSDTVLPVSQIVAESFLKQNSSGDITVTGGGTGVGFSSLMNGTCDIAMASREISFSEKMKFRKEHREIIEKVIARDALAVVVNPANKVNKLTRKQLEQIFRGKITNWKDVGGDNLKIIVYSRETSSGTYEFFKESVLDGKNYMSGSLSMPATGAIIQSVAQTKGAIGYVGLAYINKKVKSLAVSYDDRNYSYPTVENALSGKYPVVRPLFYYYDKVREKKVSPFINYMLSPKGQKLIMESGYIPVK; this is encoded by the coding sequence ATGAAAGAAGTACTCTGTTTTTTCCTGATGTTTTATTCTTCTATATCGATTTCGGTGGCTCAAAATGTCAAAGGAAGCGATACGGTACTGCCTGTTTCCCAGATTGTGGCCGAAAGTTTTCTGAAACAAAATTCTTCGGGAGATATAACAGTGACCGGAGGAGGAACCGGAGTAGGATTTTCTTCATTGATGAACGGTACTTGCGATATTGCAATGGCATCCCGTGAAATCAGCTTTAGCGAAAAAATGAAGTTTAGAAAAGAACATAGAGAGATAATAGAAAAGGTGATCGCACGTGATGCTCTGGCTGTTGTTGTGAATCCGGCAAATAAGGTGAATAAACTGACGAGAAAGCAACTGGAACAAATTTTTAGAGGCAAGATTACCAACTGGAAAGATGTGGGAGGGGATAACTTGAAAATAATCGTTTACTCCCGGGAAACATCCTCGGGTACATACGAGTTTTTTAAAGAAAGTGTACTGGACGGGAAAAATTATATGAGCGGCAGCTTGTCTATGCCGGCTACAGGAGCTATTATTCAATCCGTTGCTCAGACTAAAGGGGCGATAGGGTATGTAGGTTTGGCTTATATAAATAAAAAAGTTAAATCTCTGGCCGTTTCTTATGATGATAGAAATTATTCTTATCCTACCGTGGAAAATGCTTTGAGTGGAAAATATCCTGTAGTGAGACCTTTGTTTTATTATTATGACAAAGTGCGTGAAAAAAAAGTTTCTCCTTTTATTAATTATATGCTTTCTCCAAAAGGCCAGAAACTCATAATGGAAAGCGGTTATATTCCTGTGAAGTAA
- the pstC gene encoding phosphate ABC transporter permease subunit PstC, which translates to MKRIFERIIEGIIQCSGFLTSIVVLLIIAFLFTEAFGLFNKKTIEDGYVLAFNENNTVKKLNASQIKDIFDEEILNWEQLGGPREPITVFRLNDLTHYFTETELGKEYEHASTKIDSLIHMTPGMIAFIPEEFIPQNPKSRILKDNAIPMRDVLFGTEWFPTATPAAQFGILPLIGGTLWVSAFAILFALPFGLSVSVYMSEVANNRIRNILKPVIELLSGIPSVVYGFFGLIVIVPFIQKIFGLPVGETGLAGSIVLAIMALPTIITVSEDAMRNCPNSMREASLALGASKWQTIYKVVIPFSISGITSGVVLGIGRAIGETMAVLMVTGNAAVIPHSILEPLRTIPATIAAELGETPSGGTHYQALFLLGVILFFITLIINLSVEYISNKQK; encoded by the coding sequence ATGAAAAGAATTTTCGAACGTATCATAGAAGGAATAATACAATGCAGCGGATTCCTTACCAGTATAGTAGTTTTACTTATTATCGCTTTTTTGTTCACCGAAGCATTCGGCCTGTTCAATAAGAAAACCATAGAAGACGGATATGTACTGGCCTTCAATGAAAATAACACCGTAAAAAAGCTAAATGCCTCACAAATCAAAGACATCTTTGACGAAGAAATATTGAACTGGGAACAATTGGGTGGCCCCAGAGAGCCTATAACCGTTTTCCGCTTGAACGACCTTACGCATTATTTTACAGAAACAGAGCTAGGAAAAGAATATGAACATGCCTCCACCAAAATAGATTCTCTCATCCATATGACACCCGGAATGATAGCTTTTATTCCTGAAGAATTTATTCCCCAAAATCCCAAAAGCCGTATCTTGAAAGACAATGCAATCCCCATGAGAGACGTATTATTCGGTACAGAATGGTTTCCTACAGCTACACCAGCTGCACAATTCGGAATACTACCACTTATCGGTGGAACTCTATGGGTAAGTGCATTCGCTATTTTATTCGCACTTCCCTTCGGGCTTTCCGTTTCGGTATATATGAGCGAAGTAGCGAATAACCGGATCCGTAATATACTTAAGCCTGTAATAGAACTTTTAAGCGGGATTCCTTCGGTCGTTTACGGTTTTTTCGGACTTATCGTCATCGTTCCGTTCATACAAAAAATATTCGGTTTACCCGTCGGAGAAACCGGACTTGCAGGCAGTATCGTATTAGCTATTATGGCACTTCCTACTATCATTACAGTCAGTGAAGATGCTATGCGAAATTGCCCGAACTCCATGAGGGAAGCAAGCTTGGCATTAGGAGCCTCGAAATGGCAAACTATATATAAGGTAGTGATTCCCTTCTCCATCTCTGGTATCACATCAGGAGTCGTATTGGGTATCGGAAGAGCTATAGGTGAAACGATGGCCGTGCTCATGGTAACAGGAAATGCTGCCGTTATCCCGCATTCCATTCTGGAACCATTACGAACGATACCCGCAACAATAGCAGCCGAGCTTGGAGAAACCCCTTCGGGAGGGACTCATTACCAAGCACTTTTCTTGCTCGGAGTTATCCTCTTTTTCATTACTCTCATTATCAACCTGAGTGTAGAATACATCAGTAATAAGCAAAAATAA
- the pstA gene encoding phosphate ABC transporter permease PstA, producing the protein MNKPVFPSGYERRKTRSQKWAFGIFSLLSYSIVILLFGILGFIIYKGAGVINWKFISGYPADGMTSGGIWPAIVGTFYLMIGSAIFAFPTGIMSGIYMNEYAPKRKLIRFIRVMTNNLSGIPSIVFGLFGMALFVKYLDFGDSILAGSLTLGLLCVPLIIRTTEEALKAIPDSFRENSRALGATKLQTIWHVIIPMAMPNIITGLILALGRVSGETAPILFTCAAYFLPNLPSGLLDQCMALPYHLYVISTSGTNMEAQLPIAYGTALVLIVIILLVNILANTLRKFFSKKVRTNK; encoded by the coding sequence ATGAACAAACCTGTATTCCCGTCCGGATATGAAAGACGTAAAACCAGATCGCAAAAATGGGCTTTCGGGATATTTTCTTTATTAAGTTATAGCATCGTAATTCTTTTGTTCGGTATATTAGGATTTATTATTTACAAAGGCGCTGGAGTCATAAACTGGAAATTCATCTCCGGTTATCCGGCTGACGGGATGACATCCGGAGGTATATGGCCTGCTATCGTAGGAACATTCTATCTGATGATAGGTAGCGCGATATTTGCTTTTCCCACAGGTATTATGAGCGGGATATACATGAACGAATATGCCCCAAAAAGAAAATTAATACGGTTCATACGGGTTATGACCAATAATCTAAGCGGCATACCTTCAATCGTCTTCGGACTTTTCGGAATGGCTCTCTTTGTCAAGTATCTGGATTTCGGAGACAGTATTTTAGCCGGCTCTCTCACCTTAGGTTTATTATGTGTTCCTCTCATTATACGTACTACAGAAGAAGCTTTAAAAGCTATACCGGACAGTTTCAGAGAAAACAGCCGAGCCTTGGGAGCTACCAAATTACAAACTATCTGGCATGTAATCATTCCGATGGCAATGCCAAACATCATCACGGGTCTCATTCTGGCTCTGGGGCGCGTCTCGGGAGAAACAGCACCTATATTATTCACCTGTGCCGCCTATTTTTTACCGAATCTTCCCTCAGGTTTACTAGACCAGTGTATGGCATTACCCTATCACCTATACGTTATATCTACCAGCGGAACCAACATGGAAGCCCAGCTACCCATCGCTTACGGAACCGCCCTGGTACTCATTGTTATCATTTTACTTGTCAATATTTTGGCTAATACTCTAAGAAAATTTTTCTCTAAAAAAGTAAGAACAAATAAATAG
- the pstB gene encoding phosphate ABC transporter ATP-binding protein PstB: protein MIKIEAKDVNFYYGNFHALKNINMEIEEKSVVAFIGPSGCGKSTFLRLFNRMNDLIPDTRLEGKVLIDGNDIYAKGVQVDELRKNVGMVFQRPNPFPKSIFENVAYGLRVNGIKDELFIRQRVEETLKGAALWDEVKDKLKESAYALSGGQQQRLCIARAMAVSPSVLLMDEPASALDPISTAKVEELIYELKKDYTIIIVTHNMQQATRISNKTAYFYMGEMIEYDDTRKIFTNPSKTSTQNYITGRFG from the coding sequence ATGATAAAAATCGAAGCAAAGGATGTCAATTTCTATTATGGCAACTTCCATGCGCTAAAAAATATAAACATGGAAATAGAGGAAAAATCGGTCGTTGCCTTTATCGGACCTTCCGGTTGCGGAAAATCGACCTTTCTGAGACTATTCAATCGAATGAACGATCTTATTCCGGATACCCGGCTGGAAGGAAAAGTACTGATAGACGGAAACGATATTTATGCTAAAGGCGTACAAGTCGATGAACTTCGTAAAAATGTAGGAATGGTATTCCAGCGCCCCAACCCTTTCCCAAAAAGTATCTTTGAAAATGTAGCTTATGGGCTAAGAGTGAATGGCATAAAAGACGAATTATTCATCCGCCAGCGTGTTGAAGAAACACTTAAAGGTGCTGCCCTATGGGATGAAGTAAAAGATAAACTGAAAGAATCGGCATACGCTCTTTCCGGAGGACAGCAGCAAAGACTATGTATAGCCCGCGCCATGGCGGTTTCTCCGTCGGTACTACTTATGGACGAACCTGCTTCGGCACTGGATCCTATATCGACTGCCAAGGTAGAAGAACTTATTTATGAACTGAAAAAAGACTATACGATTATCATTGTCACCCACAATATGCAACAGGCCACCCGGATAAGCAACAAAACCGCTTATTTTTATATGGGTGAAATGATAGAATATGACGATACACGTAAAATTTTCACCAATCCGTCGAAAACATCGACCCAGAATTATATTACAGGACGCTTCGGATAA
- the phoU gene encoding phosphate signaling complex protein PhoU, with amino-acid sequence MVKFIESHLSLLKKEVDDMWALVYNQMEKAINAVNTVDTDLAQQVIVREKRVNTYELKIDSTIENIIALYSPVAVDLRFVLAMLKINSDLERLGDFAEGIAWFVIHNKEYIISRELLESLQYDKMGNQVLTMLKLTREALDEENISIASSIFSKDNLLDEINRKITGTMSAHLLNHPEDTRICLDLVSVFRKLERSGDHITNMAESIIFYIDAKVLKHSDKQYGEEPGKK; translated from the coding sequence ATGGTAAAATTTATAGAATCTCATTTATCTCTGCTCAAAAAAGAAGTTGACGATATGTGGGCTCTTGTCTATAACCAGATGGAAAAAGCTATAAACGCAGTCAATACTGTAGATACCGATTTGGCTCAACAGGTTATAGTCAGAGAAAAACGTGTAAATACCTACGAACTGAAAATAGACAGTACGATCGAAAATATTATTGCACTTTATAGTCCCGTAGCGGTCGACCTTCGTTTTGTCCTGGCCATGCTCAAAATAAACTCAGATCTCGAAAGATTAGGAGATTTTGCCGAAGGCATTGCCTGGTTTGTCATACATAACAAAGAATATATTATATCACGGGAATTACTGGAATCCCTGCAATATGATAAAATGGGGAATCAGGTTCTCACCATGCTGAAACTGACCCGGGAGGCCCTCGATGAGGAGAATATTTCAATAGCGTCCTCAATTTTTTCTAAAGATAACTTGCTGGATGAGATAAACCGGAAAATAACCGGAACCATGTCCGCACATTTACTCAATCATCCAGAGGACACCCGAATATGCCTCGATCTGGTAAGTGTATTCAGGAAATTGGAACGTTCGGGCGATCATATAACCAATATGGCCGAATCCATTATTTTCTACATTGATGCCAAAGTATTGAAACATAGCGACAAACAATACGGAGAAGAACCCGGAAAGAAATAA